ATACTTTAAACTTGAAAACAATCAGTGCAATAATACTATATTTGTTTTATGTAGCCTTTAAAATATGTACAATATCTAATAATTTATTTTAGGATAAATCTTTacatttttaaaataattttttaaaaactCCTAAATAATGGTGTTATTAcattatttaataaaaaaaactcCTTACAAAATACAACCTTAAAAAAACAAGTAATAATATTATTAcattatttaataaaatatttattgTTTCCAACTTTAAAATATGTGAATTAATAACCAATAAAAAATACTTCAATAAATTATAAGAATTTATTTTAGGAAAATAATAAAGTTAATATTAAATTAAATGATTTTATCTTTACATTTTTAAAATGACTTTTCAAAAACTCCTTAATAATGGTATTATTGcattatttaataaaaaatatcCTTAAAAAATACAACCTTAAAAAAAACAAGTAATAATATTATTAcattatttaataaaatatttattatttcCAGCTTTAAATATGCTAATTAATAACCAATAAAAAATActtaaataaattataaaaatttATTTTTGGAAAATAATCAAAGTTAATATTAAATTAATTGATTTTATCTGTAcatttttaaaatgattttttgaaAACTCCTTAATAATGATATTATTgcattattttaaaaaaaaaatccttAAAAAATACAACCTTAAAAAAACAAGTAATAATGTTATTACATTATTTAATATTATTTCCAACTTTAAATATGTAAATTAGTAACCAATAAAAAATACTTcaataaattataaaaaaatgtTTTAGGAAAATAATCAAAGTTAATATTAAATTAAATGGTTTTATCTTTacatttttaaaattattttttaaaaactCCTTAATAATGATATTATTgcattatttaaaaaaaaatccttaAAAAATACAACCTTACAAAAAAGTAATAATATTATTAcattatttaataaaatatttattatttcCAACTTTAAATATGTAAATTAGTAACCAATAAATTATAAGAATTTATTTTAGGAAAATAATCAAAGTTAATATTAAATTAAATGATTTTATCTTTacatttttaaaataattttttgaaaaCTCCTTAATAATGGTATTATTGcattatttaataaaaaatagaATATTGACATGTTGTAAAATAGAAGCCATTTTTATACCAATTATCTGGATCTGAGAGTTTGAGTGGCCCTTCAGAAAAACATATGTTACCTGCAGCAGCAGTATGAAACATATCTTCATTAAGGCTTTGTTAATCATAGACTTGCACTATTTTATACAATAACATACGATCACAAATACAAGTCGGAAAAGTGCACAATGAAAAGTGAGGGTAGCAATAAAGCACTAAAAATACATGTGTCTGGCCTAAGCAAAATATAACACAAAAATTAAACACAGACAAGTACGGGAAAAACAAACACCTGAATGAGTTACGGCAAAGCTTCAGTGAATGAAGTACATGACAGATGTTTGTAAGATATCCCATAGACATATCTGTTAATTTGCACACATTTGATAAATCAAGTCCACATATTGCCGGACAGTGTTCAGCAATAATGACTTTTATTGATGCATCAGTCAAGTTTCTGCATATCAAATAATATAATCAATAAGCTTAATGATAAATATCTtttgagaaagaaagaaaataaggAGCCTATAATTTGGGTAAAATATTAATTTTGAAAGGACTAAGAAATTCACAAATAATCAGCAATTTCATAGAATGATCAACAGTTAAAAAAGGACAATAATTGGATTTAACATATATACCAAATTAGGTTAAATTTTTCTCTGACTGGAAATTTATCTACCAACTTTTTGAAATGAAATTGTCTAAGAATTAAGAAATTACTTTTATGAGTACCTTTAGAGGAGATTTTAGTAATGAAACAGACTGCTACAATGATACTTACATGCAATCCTTCAGAATTAGCTCTTTCATGTTGTGACCACGTGCAACGATGTAATCCTTGACAAATGTATCGCTAACAGTTGGAATGCCAGCCACTGACAACACTTCTAAATGTTCAAGCTCCACTAGTGCTGGCACAATTAGTGCAGCATCAATGCCAAGGCAATGATCAAGGTACAACTCTTTCAAAAGAGACTTTAATGATTCAGTCAATATATAAAGACTAGCAGAAGTGAGAAGGGAGCACATGCTAAGATTTATTGATCTAAGTGTTGGAGTAGAAGAAACAAGTGCACGCAATCTCCCATTTGAGAGTCGGTGTAGAGTTTTACCTC
The genomic region above belongs to Lathyrus oleraceus cultivar Zhongwan6 unplaced genomic scaffold, CAAS_Psat_ZW6_1.0 chrUn0382, whole genome shotgun sequence and contains:
- the LOC127114127 gene encoding uncharacterized protein LOC127114127, which gives rise to MHRSGYVLKTVGDVRGISMEINQWKDSVWGIRENLQGKLVNQNKAEILEPKRLRALVSSTPTLRSINLSMCSLLTSASLYILTESLKSLLKELYLDHCLGIDAALIVPALVELEHLEVLSVAGIPTVSDTFVKDYIVARGHNMKELILKDCINLTDASIKVIIAEHCPAICGLDLSNVCKLTDMSMGYLTNICHVLHSLKLCRNSFRPDTCIFSALLLPSLFIVHFSDLYL